In Oceanispirochaeta sp., the DNA window GATTAGATCTCTCGTTATTTCTTTCATAAAGGGAACAAAGCCATCTTTAATAGCCAGAGTGATGGCTCCGGGACTCTTCATTTGTTCGATGCTTTTATAGATGCGCTCTTCGATGAAGATCCTCTCAAGAGTTCGGGCATGAAGGCGGTCCAGGAGCTGTCCCTCTTCAAGCTTCAATTCTTTTTTAAGAATGACAATGAGCTTTGCAGCATGGTATTCTATCACCTCGGGGATGGTCATGATGCGGGGTTTCAAGTCCTGACCGATAACCAGGAGGTTCAGGGAAAGAGAGACTTCACAGTCTGTAAAGGCATAAAGACCATCCAGGACATCCTTGGTATGAACACCCCGGGGAAGTGTAATTTCGATTTCCACCTTATCCGTTGTGAAATCGTTAATCCTCCCGATTTTAATTTTATTCTTCCGGGCTGCCGCTTCAATCGAAGTTATAAGTGTTTCTGTGGTTGTGCCAAAAGGCAGTTCGGTAATGGCTATCTTTTTAGGATCACTCGTATCCAGCCTGGCTCTGGACAGAACCTTTCCATTCCCTTCCCTGTAATCTGTTACATCCACCAGACCTCCCGCAGGGAAATCAGGAAAGAGCTCAAAAGGCTCACCCGTCAGGAAGGAACGCTCTGCTCGGAGAACCTCAACAAAGTTATGCGGGAGTATCTTTGTTGACATCCCGACAGCGATTCCCTCGGCTCCCAATATCAGAATAAGAGGAATCTTACAAGGGAAAACGATGGGTTCCTTTCGTCTGCCGTCATAAGTGTCTTCAAAATCCGGGATTTCAGGATTATAGAGTATGGTTTTGGCCATGGGCAGGAGGCGGCACTCGATGTATCTGGCGGCTGAGGCCGGGTCTCCTGTAAAAATATTTCCAAAGTTTCCCTGTTTGTCTACAAAAAGATCCTTGTTTGCCAGATTGACCAGGGCTCCGTAGATAGACGAGTCTCCATGGGGATGGTACTGCATACAGTGACCAACTACATTGGCTACTTTGTTGAATTTTCCGTCATCCACATCAAAAAGAGACTGGATGATACGCCTTTGGACGGGTTTAAGCCCGTCATCCAGATGGGGGATGGCCCGATCTTTGATGACATACGAGGCGTACTCGATGAAGTTGGTATTGAATATTGAATTTATGTATGCCATCAGACCAGGTTCTCCATAATATATTTCCGTCTTTCCGGAGTATTCTTACCCATGTAAAACTCCAGTATTCCACTTGTTTCCTTCATGGATTTTATATTAACAGGAACGATCCTCATATCTTCTCCGATGAACTGGCCGAACTCATTGGGTGAAATCTCTCCGAGGCCCTTAAAACGGGTCACTTCGGGACTGCTGATAGATCCCAGGGCGGCATCCCGTTCAGACTCATTGTAACAGTACACCGTTTTTTTCTTATTTCTGACACGGAAGAGGGGTGTTTCCAGAATATACATATGTTCCGCCAGTACCAGCTCTTCAAAATAGTTGAGAAAGAATGTGAGCAGCAGGTTTCTGATATGAAATCCGTCATTATCCGCATCGGTGGCCACCACGATCCTGTCATAGCGCAGATCATCGATGGAGTTTTCAATTCCCAGAGCCATCATCAGATTATACAGCTCTTCATTCCTGTAAATATCCGCCTGCTTTTTCCCATAGGTATTCCAGGGTTTCCCGCGGAGTGAATATATGGCCTGAAGGTATACATCCCTGCAGGACACCATGGAACCAGTGGCCGACTGCCCTTCTGTGATGAATATGGTGGAATCCCGCCCCTTGTCACCATCGGGTCTGTGAAATTTACAGTCTTTCAGCTTGGGAATATTCAAGGATATCTTTTTGGCAGCCGCCTTGGCTTCTTTTTTGACGGCATTCAGCTCTTTCCGGAACTTTTCATTACTGATGATCTTATTTTCCATGGCCGTAGCGGCGGTCGTATTCTTATGCAGAAAATCAACGATTCCCGCTTTGGTTTCATTGACGATCCAACCCCGGATATCTGTGTTTCCCAGTTTGTTTTTTGTCTGACTCTCAAAAACAGGGTCTTTGATTTTGACTGCGATGGCCCCTACCATGCCCTCACGGACATCCTGACCGGAGTAATTTTTTTTAAAAAAATCATTGACTCCTTTCAACAAACCTTCCCGGAACGCACTGAGATGAGTCCCGCCATCCGAGGTGTACTGTCCGTTTACAAAAGA includes these proteins:
- a CDS encoding DNA topoisomerase IV subunit A, whose amino-acid sequence is MAYINSIFNTNFIEYASYVIKDRAIPHLDDGLKPVQRRIIQSLFDVDDGKFNKVANVVGHCMQYHPHGDSSIYGALVNLANKDLFVDKQGNFGNIFTGDPASAARYIECRLLPMAKTILYNPEIPDFEDTYDGRRKEPIVFPCKIPLILILGAEGIAVGMSTKILPHNFVEVLRAERSFLTGEPFELFPDFPAGGLVDVTDYREGNGKVLSRARLDTSDPKKIAITELPFGTTTETLITSIEAAARKNKIKIGRINDFTTDKVEIEITLPRGVHTKDVLDGLYAFTDCEVSLSLNLLVIGQDLKPRIMTIPEVIEYHAAKLIVILKKELKLEEGQLLDRLHARTLERIFIEERIYKSIEQMKSPGAITLAIKDGFVPFMKEITRDLIDDDIERLLKIPIRRISLYDINKMKKEVEEILARLKEIRHHLKNLKDYAIANLDGLIAKQAPLMPRRTELMDIQKVDIRDAAQKNLKIRYNKETGYIGSDVATGTLYCEASVYDRILLVRKDCSYQIMDVPDKYFVGMGLLYCGLTDKDTLEETVFSVVYRNNENGYPYIKRCKVTQFILNKVYELLPENSQLVRFTTKTDVSIVVDFIQKSLIRTAADSFPLENYLVKGVKAQGVRIKPKEFSSARFIKTTTLEKKED
- a CDS encoding DNA topoisomerase IV subunit B — encoded protein: MSANKTNYDESKIKTLSSLEHIRLRSGMYIGRLGNGNNPDDGIYILIKEVVDNSIDEYIMGYGNRIDISLIDNKVQVRDHGRGIPLGKIVECVSIINTGAKYNDDVFQFSVGLNGVGTKAVNALSSYFLVRAYRDGKYAEAIFESGNLISQKKGDAPGIGDGTFVEFIPDTEIFGEYSFTGEFLEQRCWNYACLNKGLRLYFNKQKFESKRGLWDLLHSEVGEDILYEIGYHQSDKIEFAFTHNYVYGESYFSFVNGQYTSDGGTHLSAFREGLLKGVNDFFKKNYSGQDVREGMVGAIAVKIKDPVFESQTKNKLGNTDIRGWIVNETKAGIVDFLHKNTTAATAMENKIISNEKFRKELNAVKKEAKAAAKKISLNIPKLKDCKFHRPDGDKGRDSTIFITEGQSATGSMVSCRDVYLQAIYSLRGKPWNTYGKKQADIYRNEELYNLMMALGIENSIDDLRYDRIVVATDADNDGFHIRNLLLTFFLNYFEELVLAEHMYILETPLFRVRNKKKTVYCYNESERDAALGSISSPEVTRFKGLGEISPNEFGQFIGEDMRIVPVNIKSMKETSGILEFYMGKNTPERRKYIMENLV